From the Marivivens sp. LCG002 genome, the window ATCAGCGCTTCGGCCCCTCTTCTTGTGGAGTTGGGTTTTAGCGCCGCTCTCCGCTGTTACCGCTTGTGGCGCGGGAACCATCGAACCATCATCGTGATCCTTTCTCCCCCTCTGTGCGCCAATATCTATAGCCCCTGAATTGCCCTCGCGATCATTCACGCCTCGGATACCCTCGAAGACGCCATCGGCCCCCTTTGGCTCGAGCGGACCAGCCAAGATATTTTCCATCATTTGGAGTGCCGACGTATTTGACTGCTCAGCGAGGTCGTCAGAGACTTGGTTCAACATAAGGTTGAGCCTCTGAGCTTCATCCCTTGATAGGCCGATAGCCGCTTCGAACCTATCGATAAGGACCTTCGGGACACACTCGGCAAGGCGCCGCTGGTCATCGGCATCCGTGCTATTCGGCAAATAATTCCGGATGTGGGCAACGGGCTCGAAAAAGAACACACCCGGCAACCGGTCGATCTTGTGCCCGCTTTTCAGGTTAAACTTGGGCTTTGCCGAGGCAGTTTCCGAACCATCCGAGCTGTCGCTCTCTTCCGCAGCCGCCTCGCTCTCCTCGTCCTCTTCTTCCTTCTCTTCCTCCCCCTCGATCACCTCGTCATCGACGTCATTTGACCGAGACTTCTTTCTAATCAGGCATATGTTCAGGTCGTCACCAAGCCAAAGCAACAGAGGCTGGGACTCTTTTGCCGCATCGCTTGCGCGCCATGAGCGAAATCCGCCAGACGGACGCTGGAATTTTGTTTTATCTATAACTTCTGCAAATCTGACGATCCTCTCGGGATCACACCGAGAAAGCGCCCGCATATCGCTCGCTTGAAACATAGAGTGCTCAATCTCGGTCAATGTCGGATTTGAAAGATGCTCCAGTTCATACCCCAGCTTCTCCGAGATCACTTCGCAAAGCGCATCAATTTCCGCAGGCTCATCGTTCTGCACGACAAGATGCGTCTTGACCAAGTAGGCTTCGCGACCTTCGACAGGAAACACTTCGAGGCCGACGAATATAATCTCTGCGGCACCTTCCGAGACAGTAAGCATGTAGCGACGAAGGCTTTCGATTGCCGATGTGATTTCGGCGAGCCCATCTCTCAGGGACATGAGGGGCAATTCGCGTCCGGTCACATCCAGCCACACATCGAAACCCGCAGATGGGGGCGCGCCAAATCGGCAATATGCAGCGAGAGACGCCAGCATCTTTTGTTGTTCTTCTTCGCGATCGCTCGGAAAGACTGACTTTTGAACCCTAGACTTGCGGTTGAGCACGGCAACGCCGCTGATTATACCGACAAGAACCGAAGTATCCTCTTTTCCCGAGCGCGTGGTATCTATCCCCGCTGCATTCAGCGCATTGAGGACGCGATGATCGGCCTCGTTGTTCTCACGCAAGCGTTTGACAGTCGATGCAAAGTGGTTTGGGGCAAGAAGGCTTCCATTGAGAAGCTCCTCAATACGCGCCTTTTCAAGCGGTGCCTCGGCACTCTCTACCGCTGCTCTCAGCTCGCCCAAATTGGTTTGCCAAAGTTGGACAATATCGGGAGCATTGATTGAAGGCGCCCTGCCTTGCCTCGAAGGCACCTCGGGCGTTTTGGTATCTTGGCTCCCGCGCACCACGCCTTCAGGCTTGGGCTCAAACCTTTCCCGCAGGCTCCTCCCTTTCACCCCGCCGCCAACTCTCAGCTTTGCGTCATTACCGTATCCAGCAATATTCATCAGCGAACCCCGTTTTCAATCTGCTCAAGTCAGCACATGGGCCGGGGGAGTAAAAAATGTCTTTCGCCAAAAGGCGTTTTGTTAAAATATGAATATTATCAACAATATATAGGAAATAATCCACGCGCACTCTTAGCCGAAGCAAACCAATTTCACTGCTTCTGAGAAAGACAATCTGCGCGGCGGAGTGCACATGCGCCACGTTTGAGGCAGGAAAGAAGTCTGCACCTGAGGTCTGGTATCACAGTGCGCAGCGCTCAACAGTGACCGGGCCGCTCATCAAAAAGAAAAAGGCGCGCCTGGTCAGGGCGCGCCAAGTTGAGCGGCTCATCATCGACGGATTGGGGGACACGCGAGCCGCTTTTGGGGTTCAAAAAAACGAGGTAAGGACCGACCTCACACTTGCGGCACAAAAGCGAGGCTGAGCCCGTTTAGGCAATGCCGCTTACCTGTCGGCTCGGGACCATCATCGAAGATATGCCCCAGATGGCCGCCGCAGCGTCGGCAATGGACCTCGGTTCTAACCTGGAAGATGAACCTGCGATCCTCTCTGGTGCCCACCGCATTGGGCAGGCTTTCGTAAAAGCTCGGCCAGCCTGTGCCGCTGTCGTATTTCGCCTCTGAGCTATAAAGAGGAAGCTCGCACCCTCGGCATTGATAAAGACCAACGCGCTTTTCGTCGTTGAGCGGGCTGGTGAAGGGACGCTCAGTCTCCTCTTCGCGAAGGACGAGGTATTCGTTCGCGCTTAGCCTCGACCGCCACTCAGCTTCGGTCAGGCATATTTCGAATTCACAGGTTTCAGCAGCGACGGGAGATGCAGCAATCGCCGCGACCGTGCCCAAAATGAATGTTCTTCGTCTCATATTCTGCCTCCTTATCAATTCGGATGGGCTCTCAGAGAGGGAGCCCATCCTAGTAGCGCTCTACTTACTTGGGGAGCAGCACTTTATCGACAACGTGGATAACGCCGTTGGACTGGTTCACATCAGCGATCGTGACAAGGCTCGCATTGCCGTTTTCGTCATAGATGTAGACCTTGTTACCCTTCACCTGAGCAGAGAGCGCATCGCCCGAAACCGCGTTGAAGTGATAGAAGCCATCCGACGAAGCGCGTGCTTGGCGTGCGATATCGGCAGCCGACCACTTGCCCGCTACAACATGCGCGGTCAGGATCTTGACGAGCATATCCTTGTTCTCGGGCTTGAGAAGCGTCTCGACCGTGCCAGCAGGCAGCGCATCAAATGCCGCATTCACAGGGGCAAAGACGGTAAACGGACCTTCGCTTTGAAGCGTCTCGACAAGGCCGGCAGCCTGCACAGCGGCAACAAGCGTGGTGTGATCGGCCGAATTTACAGCGTTCTCGACGATGTTCTTATTCTCGAACATCGGCGCGCCGCCGACCATCGGGTTTTCGGCAAAGGCTGCGGTGGCAATGGTGAGAGCAGCAACGGCGGTGGCGAGTTTGGAAGCAAGTTTCATGGTTTTCTCCTTTTGGGTGTGATCCGCAATCTCTTGCGGTTGGAG encodes:
- the msrB gene encoding peptide-methionine (R)-S-oxide reductase MsrB produces the protein MRRRTFILGTVAAIAASPVAAETCEFEICLTEAEWRSRLSANEYLVLREEETERPFTSPLNDEKRVGLYQCRGCELPLYSSEAKYDSGTGWPSFYESLPNAVGTREDRRFIFQVRTEVHCRRCGGHLGHIFDDGPEPTGKRHCLNGLSLAFVPQV
- a CDS encoding fasciclin domain-containing protein; protein product: MKLASKLATAVAALTIATAAFAENPMVGGAPMFENKNIVENAVNSADHTTLVAAVQAAGLVETLQSEGPFTVFAPVNAAFDALPAGTVETLLKPENKDMLVKILTAHVVAGKWSAADIARQARASSDGFYHFNAVSGDALSAQVKGNKVYIYDENGNASLVTIADVNQSNGVIHVVDKVLLPK